A single genomic interval of Mucilaginibacter boryungensis harbors:
- a CDS encoding M16 family metallopeptidase, which produces MVKFNRFTLANGLRVLVHEDDTTPMAVLNILYDVGARDENPEQTGFAHLFEHLMFGGSVNIPNYDEPLQRVGGENNAFTSNDITNYYITLPAENLETAFWLESDRMLSLAFSEKSLEVQRNVVMEEFKQRYLNQPYGDVWLKLRPLVYKTHPYRWATIGEKLEHIEHAQIDAVKAFFKKHYNPQNAIMVVGGNIKTEQAMQLAEKWFGPIPAGEKYHRNLPQEPEQTEARRATVSGKVPQNSVYIAFQADERTSDSYYVTDLLSDILSRGNSSRLHRTLIKDQQLFSDINAYSSGSIDKAMFVVEGKPNEGVSIEQAEAAIWQQLELIKTVPVPVDELTKVKNKTESTLLFSEMSLLDKAMNLAYFELLGDAAMMNHEPDKYLQVTVEQVQQQANKLFRKENSSTMVYLAEKEVAELQH; this is translated from the coding sequence ATGGTTAAATTCAACCGTTTTACTTTGGCTAACGGCCTGCGTGTATTGGTACACGAAGATGATACCACCCCAATGGCTGTGCTGAATATATTGTATGATGTAGGCGCCCGTGATGAAAACCCCGAACAAACCGGTTTCGCGCATTTATTTGAGCACCTGATGTTTGGCGGGTCGGTAAATATCCCTAATTACGATGAGCCGCTGCAGCGTGTAGGCGGCGAAAACAATGCCTTTACCAGCAACGATATCACCAATTATTATATTACACTACCTGCCGAAAACCTGGAGACCGCCTTCTGGCTGGAAAGTGACCGCATGCTAAGCCTTGCCTTTAGCGAGAAAAGTTTGGAGGTGCAGCGTAATGTGGTGATGGAAGAATTTAAGCAACGCTACCTGAACCAGCCTTACGGCGATGTTTGGCTGAAGCTGCGCCCGCTGGTATACAAAACCCATCCGTATCGCTGGGCTACTATTGGCGAAAAGCTGGAACATATAGAGCATGCGCAGATCGATGCCGTTAAAGCCTTCTTTAAAAAACATTATAACCCGCAAAACGCCATTATGGTAGTTGGTGGCAATATTAAAACCGAACAAGCTATGCAGCTGGCCGAAAAATGGTTTGGCCCGATACCCGCCGGCGAAAAATATCACCGCAACCTGCCCCAGGAACCTGAACAAACCGAGGCGCGCCGCGCCACCGTAAGCGGTAAGGTGCCGCAAAATTCGGTTTACATTGCTTTCCAGGCAGATGAACGTACATCAGATAGTTATTACGTAACCGACCTGCTATCGGATATCCTGTCGCGGGGCAACTCATCAAGGCTGCACCGTACGCTGATTAAAGACCAGCAGCTGTTCAGCGATATTAACGCGTATTCATCAGGCAGTATTGATAAAGCTATGTTTGTGGTAGAAGGGAAGCCTAACGAGGGGGTGAGCATTGAGCAGGCTGAAGCTGCGATATGGCAGCAACTGGAACTGATAAAAACCGTTCCCGTGCCTGTTGACGAACTAACCAAGGTGAAGAATAAAACGGAGTCGACCCTGCTATTCAGCGAAATGAGTTTGCTGGATAAAGCTATGAACCTGGCTTACTTTGAATTACTGGGGGATGCGGCTATGATGAACCACGAACCCGACAAATATTTGCAGGTTACGGTTGAACAGGTGCAGCAACAAGCCAACAAGCTGTTCAGAAAAGAGAATTCATCGACCATGGTTTATTTGGCGGAGAAAGAAGTTGCAGAATTACAACACTAA
- a CDS encoding phosphoribosylpyrophosphate synthetase codes for MKNYETMVDALNDLNKRGYTANLSLEGNTIDDKSADIHMGPDDFEIDEFYRFEGPSNPSDMSILYAISSSKYNLKGALVNAYGTYADDSDSAIHAKLHHFQVSKNLHGSDRPSA; via the coding sequence ATGAAAAACTACGAAACAATGGTCGACGCGCTGAACGACCTTAATAAAAGAGGATATACCGCCAACTTAAGCCTTGAAGGAAATACCATCGACGATAAATCTGCTGATATACATATGGGCCCCGATGATTTTGAGATAGATGAATTTTACCGTTTTGAAGGGCCAAGCAACCCTTCTGATATGTCGATATTATACGCTATATCATCATCTAAATATAATTTGAAGGGCGCGTTGGTTAACGCTTATGGTACCTATGCCGACGATAGCGATTCAGCCATACACGCTAAGCTGCATCATTTTCAGGTAAGTAAAAACCTGCACGGGTCAGACCGGCCATCTGCATAA